From Variimorphobacter saccharofermentans, one genomic window encodes:
- a CDS encoding helix-turn-helix transcriptional regulator, with protein MKNLKLKSARAALDLSQQQLADMVGVSRQTINAIEKGDYNPSINLCIAICKVLNRTLDELFWE; from the coding sequence ATGAAGAATCTTAAGCTTAAATCAGCAAGAGCTGCTCTGGATTTATCACAACAGCAGCTTGCGGATATGGTAGGGGTTTCAAGACAGACGATCAATGCAATCGAAAAGGGGGATTATAATCCTTCTATTAACCTTTGCATTGCAATCTGTAAGGTATTAAACAGAACATTAGATGAGTTGTTTTGGGAATAA
- a CDS encoding glycoside hydrolase family 43 protein, producing MEKHSKPNEPLVTHIFTADPSAHVFEGKLYIYPSHDLDHNGPDNDNGDQYKMEDYHILSMDDIDAPCIDHGEALHMKDVPWVSKQMWAPDAAYKNGTYYLFFPARDKDGIFRIGVATSKNPAGPFTPEPNYIPGSFSIDPAVFMDDDGKAYIYFGGLWGGQLEKWQTGTFVPDATGPSGDEPALGPMVAELSDDLLTFQNGPQEIKILDENGNPLTAGDEDRRYFEGPWMHKYNDYYYLSYSTGSTHYLVYAISKDPKGPFTYKGRILEPVIGWTTHHSIVQFKDKWYLFYHDSSLSNGVNHKRCVKYRELKYNADGTIQTMKPYED from the coding sequence ATGGAAAAGCATTCAAAACCCAATGAACCCTTAGTAACACATATCTTTACTGCAGACCCGTCAGCACATGTATTTGAAGGTAAGCTTTATATATACCCTTCCCATGACTTAGATCATAACGGTCCTGATAATGACAACGGGGATCAATATAAGATGGAGGATTACCACATCCTATCCATGGATGATATTGATGCTCCCTGCATCGATCACGGCGAAGCTCTTCATATGAAGGATGTACCGTGGGTAAGCAAGCAAATGTGGGCTCCGGATGCTGCATATAAGAATGGAACATATTATTTGTTCTTCCCTGCAAGAGATAAGGACGGCATCTTTCGTATCGGTGTTGCAACCAGTAAGAATCCTGCTGGTCCGTTTACACCTGAACCCAATTATATTCCAGGCAGCTTTAGTATTGATCCGGCTGTATTCATGGATGATGATGGAAAAGCCTATATCTATTTTGGTGGTCTTTGGGGCGGTCAGTTAGAAAAATGGCAAACCGGTACCTTTGTTCCAGATGCCACAGGTCCTTCCGGCGACGAGCCCGCATTAGGACCAATGGTTGCAGAATTAAGTGATGACCTTCTGACCTTCCAGAATGGTCCTCAGGAGATTAAAATATTAGACGAGAATGGTAACCCTCTCACCGCTGGTGATGAGGATCGCAGATACTTTGAAGGTCCTTGGATGCACAAGTATAATGACTATTATTATTTATCTTACTCCACTGGAAGTACCCATTATCTTGTATATGCTATCAGTAAGGATCCGAAAGGACCATTTACCTATAAAGGAAGAATTCTTGAGCCAGTAATCGGATGGACTACACATCATTCCATCGTTCAATTCAAGGATAAATGGTATCTGTTCTATCATGACAGTTCTCTTTCCAATGGTGTTAATCATAAGCGTTGCGTTAAATACAGAGAACTTAAGTATAATGCAGATGGTACCATACAGACGATGAAGCCTTACGAGGATTAA
- a CDS encoding sodium ion-translocating decarboxylase subunit beta, which translates to MFIDSLIKLWEDSGFAALTWQSLLMIFIACVLIYLAIGRKFEPLLLLPIAFGMLLANLPLTGLMSEPPSATEPGGLLYYLYMGVKKGIYPSLIFLGIGAMTDFGPLIARPSSMIIGAGAQFGIAVAFVVATLLGFTPPEAASIGIIGGADGPTAIYLTTRLAPHLLASIAIAAYSYMALIPLIQPPLMRLLTTEKERNIEMKQLRTVSKLEKICFPIVVSIVCILLLPSVAPLIGMLMLGNLFRESGVVERISDTAQNALINIVTIFLGVTVGATAVGTEFLKPKTLGIIALGLIAFMFSTVGGLLIGKFMCFVTKGKINPLIGSAGVSAVPMAARVSQVEGQKANPGNYLLMFAMGPNVAGVIGSAVAAGILLSLFG; encoded by the coding sequence GTGTTTATTGATTCACTTATTAAATTATGGGAGGATTCCGGTTTTGCTGCGTTAACCTGGCAATCGCTCCTTATGATTTTTATTGCATGTGTATTAATTTATCTTGCCATTGGCAGAAAGTTTGAACCGTTATTGTTATTACCGATTGCCTTTGGTATGCTATTAGCTAACTTACCACTAACTGGTTTAATGAGCGAGCCCCCCAGTGCTACAGAACCCGGCGGATTACTGTATTATCTTTATATGGGTGTTAAGAAAGGAATCTATCCTTCCCTTATTTTCTTAGGTATAGGTGCAATGACAGACTTTGGTCCATTGATTGCCCGTCCAAGTAGTATGATTATCGGTGCAGGTGCTCAATTTGGTATTGCTGTTGCTTTCGTAGTTGCGACATTATTAGGTTTTACACCTCCGGAAGCAGCATCAATCGGAATAATTGGTGGTGCTGATGGACCAACTGCAATTTATTTAACGACAAGACTTGCTCCACATCTGTTGGCTTCCATTGCGATTGCCGCATACTCCTATATGGCTCTCATCCCGTTGATTCAACCGCCTTTGATGAGACTGTTAACAACAGAAAAGGAACGAAATATTGAAATGAAGCAGTTACGTACTGTTTCGAAGCTTGAAAAAATATGCTTCCCCATTGTTGTATCGATTGTATGTATCCTGTTATTACCTTCCGTTGCACCTCTTATCGGTATGTTAATGTTAGGTAATCTATTTAGAGAATCCGGTGTTGTTGAAAGAATTTCTGATACAGCACAGAATGCCCTTATAAATATTGTAACTATTTTCCTAGGCGTTACAGTAGGTGCTACTGCTGTCGGTACTGAGTTCTTAAAGCCAAAGACTCTTGGAATTATTGCTCTTGGTCTTATCGCGTTTATGTTTAGTACCGTAGGTGGTCTTTTGATTGGTAAGTTCATGTGCTTTGTAACAAAGGGTAAGATTAATCCCCTCATCGGTTCAGCCGGAGTATCTGCCGTTCCCATGGCAGCACGTGTGTCTCAAGTAGAAGGTCAGAAAGCAAACCCTGGTAATTATCTGCTGATGTTTGCTATGGGACCTAATGTTGCCGGTGTTATTGGCTCTGCTGTGGCAGCCGGAATTCTTCTCTCTTTATTCGGCTAA
- a CDS encoding aminotransferase class I/II-fold pyridoxal phosphate-dependent enzyme: protein MKIFEKSRKLDNVCYDVRGPVVEEADRMIEQGIAIMKLNIGNPAPFGLKAPDNIIHNMKANLNHAEGYSDSKGIHAAREAILKYCIKKEIPNVKLHHIYTGNGVSELITMSMQALLDDGDEILIPAPDYPLWTAAATLAGGNVVHYICDEQADWYPDIDDMRRKITDKTKAIVIINPNNPTGALYPREVLEEIADLARENGLIIFADEIYDRLVMDGQEHVSIASLTPDLMVVTFNGLSKSHMIAGFRAGWMCLSGDKSRAKGYIEGLNMLSSMRLCSNVPAQYIIQTALDNLQNTDEILLPGGRIYEQREYITNRLNSIPGITAVKPKAAFYIFPKIDTKRYQIEDDEKFVLDFLKEQHVLMVHGKGFHWEKPDHFRIVYLPSVEDLKLAMDKFELFLNGYKGTNAC, encoded by the coding sequence ATGAAGATATTTGAAAAATCAAGAAAACTGGATAATGTATGTTATGATGTGAGAGGTCCTGTTGTTGAAGAAGCGGATCGTATGATTGAACAGGGTATTGCGATTATGAAATTGAATATCGGTAATCCTGCTCCATTTGGATTAAAAGCGCCTGATAATATAATTCATAATATGAAAGCGAACTTGAACCATGCAGAAGGGTATTCTGATTCGAAAGGAATCCATGCGGCAAGAGAAGCAATATTAAAGTATTGTATAAAAAAGGAAATACCCAATGTTAAGCTTCATCATATATATACAGGAAATGGGGTAAGCGAGTTAATCACCATGTCCATGCAGGCGTTATTGGATGACGGCGACGAAATTCTAATACCAGCACCGGATTATCCACTATGGACTGCTGCGGCAACCTTGGCGGGAGGGAATGTAGTACACTATATTTGTGATGAGCAAGCGGATTGGTATCCCGATATTGATGATATGAGACGTAAAATTACAGATAAAACAAAAGCGATCGTCATTATAAATCCAAACAATCCAACAGGTGCTCTTTATCCCAGAGAAGTATTGGAAGAGATTGCTGATCTGGCAAGAGAGAATGGATTGATTATTTTCGCGGATGAAATATATGACAGATTAGTTATGGACGGACAGGAACATGTCTCCATTGCATCCCTAACTCCGGATCTGATGGTTGTGACCTTTAACGGTCTTTCAAAATCCCATATGATAGCAGGGTTCCGTGCTGGCTGGATGTGCCTGAGTGGGGATAAATCTAGAGCAAAGGGATATATTGAAGGCTTGAATATGCTTTCCTCCATGAGATTATGTTCCAATGTCCCTGCCCAGTATATTATCCAAACTGCTTTGGATAACTTACAGAATACGGATGAAATATTACTTCCCGGAGGAAGAATATATGAGCAAAGGGAATACATAACAAACAGACTTAACAGTATACCAGGGATAACAGCAGTAAAGCCGAAGGCAGCATTCTATATCTTCCCGAAAATCGATACCAAAAGGTATCAGATCGAAGATGATGAAAAGTTTGTTCTAGATTTTCTAAAGGAACAGCATGTATTAATGGTTCATGGTAAAGGCTTTCATTGGGAAAAACCGGATCATTTCCGGATTGTATACCTGCCTAGCGTAGAGGATCTAAAGCTGGCTATGGATAAGTTTGAGTTATTCCTGAATGGTTATAAGGGAACAAATGCCTGTTAG
- a CDS encoding DUF2200 domain-containing protein has translation MEKHRVYAMPFSRIYPLYIQKVEKKGRTKEEVNEIICWLTGYDEQSLYQQIQQEVDLETFFRQAPQINPNASHIKGVICGYRVEEIEDELMRQIRYLDKLIDELAKGKEMQKILRK, from the coding sequence ATGGAGAAACATCGAGTTTATGCAATGCCTTTTTCAAGAATTTATCCACTCTATATACAAAAAGTAGAGAAAAAAGGAAGAACCAAGGAAGAAGTGAATGAAATTATTTGCTGGCTTACCGGATATGATGAGCAATCATTATATCAGCAAATCCAGCAGGAGGTAGATCTGGAGACATTTTTCCGTCAGGCTCCTCAAATAAATCCCAATGCTTCGCATATTAAAGGGGTTATTTGCGGATATCGAGTGGAAGAAATTGAGGATGAGTTAATGAGACAGATTCGCTATCTGGATAAATTAATTGATGAGCTGGCAAAAGGAAAGGAAATGCAGAAAATTCTAAGAAAATAA
- a CDS encoding DUF4363 family protein → MRRFLTVAIPTFSIAIFICIMLSSGYLKKPFGEKDNISQFIYDIKQAVANEEWDVASNKIEILNSAWKDMIFRIQFSSERDEINYLSTSIARLRGAIEAEDKAFALVELNEAYNYWVNIGN, encoded by the coding sequence ATGAGGAGATTTTTAACTGTAGCAATACCAACTTTCAGCATAGCAATATTCATTTGCATTATGCTAAGCAGTGGTTATCTAAAGAAACCCTTTGGAGAAAAGGACAATATCTCACAATTCATATATGATATCAAGCAGGCGGTTGCAAACGAAGAGTGGGATGTGGCAAGTAATAAAATAGAAATACTGAATTCAGCCTGGAAAGATATGATTTTTAGAATTCAGTTTAGTTCGGAACGGGATGAGATTAATTATTTAAGTACTAGTATTGCTCGATTACGGGGAGCCATTGAAGCGGAAGATAAGGCGTTTGCATTGGTAGAACTGAATGAAGCCTATAATTACTGGGTGAATATTGGTAATTAA
- a CDS encoding GatB/YqeY domain-containing protein encodes MQMEQLQKDMVAAMKARDKIRKETISTLVSAVKKLAIDEGCRDDIPEELVDRAILKELKTVKEQVDTCPDDRSELKAEYQTKYDIIKEYAPSMMSEEEVKAYLLKNFADVVATKNKGQIMKSVMAELKGKADGKVINQVVADLCQ; translated from the coding sequence ATGCAGATGGAGCAATTACAAAAAGATATGGTTGCCGCTATGAAGGCAAGGGATAAAATACGCAAAGAAACGATTTCCACGTTAGTTTCTGCTGTTAAGAAGCTTGCTATCGATGAAGGCTGTCGTGACGATATCCCCGAGGAATTAGTAGATCGTGCCATTCTAAAGGAGCTTAAAACCGTAAAGGAACAGGTGGACACCTGTCCTGATGATAGATCTGAATTAAAGGCGGAATATCAAACCAAATATGATATTATTAAGGAATATGCTCCTTCCATGATGTCAGAGGAAGAAGTGAAGGCTTATCTTCTGAAGAATTTTGCAGATGTTGTAGCGACAAAGAATAAAGGTCAGATAATGAAATCCGTTATGGCAGAACTGAAAGGAAAAGCTGACGGTAAAGTAATTAATCAAGTAGTAGCTGATTTATGTCAATAA
- a CDS encoding DUF421 domain-containing protein has translation MNEGLVVVVRGVISYFSLLIFARLLGKEQISQLTFFDYTLGITIGSIASELTVDLSSRAWPHWVGLITWAVLAYLMETISLKWRYFAKYVEGEPTIVMMNGKIMENVLRKMKFRASDILELLRNQGIFDLNEVDYAIIEPNGNLSVLKKPEYLPLTPKDMNIPVKPTGISTELVYDGVVIEENLRQMNKDINWLKGQLKKHGINHISEAFLVTLNDAGSLYIDKYSDHIKKVKDIGDYKGPF, from the coding sequence TTGAATGAAGGTTTGGTGGTGGTAGTCAGAGGCGTTATTAGTTATTTCTCTCTTCTTATTTTTGCCAGACTGTTAGGGAAAGAACAGATAAGTCAATTAACTTTCTTTGATTATACTTTAGGAATTACAATCGGATCCATTGCTTCTGAACTGACAGTGGATTTATCAAGTAGAGCCTGGCCCCATTGGGTGGGTTTGATAACATGGGCCGTTTTAGCTTATCTGATGGAGACTATCTCTTTAAAATGGAGGTATTTTGCTAAATATGTAGAAGGAGAGCCGACCATAGTTATGATGAATGGAAAAATTATGGAGAATGTTCTTCGTAAGATGAAATTTAGAGCTTCAGATATTTTGGAGTTACTAAGAAATCAGGGAATTTTTGATTTGAATGAAGTCGATTATGCAATTATAGAACCGAATGGAAATCTGTCTGTATTAAAAAAGCCGGAATATCTTCCGTTAACACCCAAGGACATGAATATACCGGTGAAGCCAACTGGTATCAGTACAGAGCTTGTTTATGATGGAGTAGTTATTGAAGAAAATCTAAGGCAGATGAATAAGGATATCAATTGGCTGAAAGGTCAGCTGAAGAAACATGGCATTAATCATATTTCGGAAGCTTTTTTAGTTACCTTAAATGACGCCGGAAGCCTATATATTGATAAATATAGTGATCATATAAAAAAGGTCAAAGACATTGGTGACTATAAAGGCCCCTTTTAG
- a CDS encoding OadG family protein, translated as MALTESILVALFMMAVVFVVLIMLCGIIRAFSFLIKILENRRDNSTSGTNV; from the coding sequence ATGGCTTTAACTGAAAGTATTCTAGTTGCATTATTTATGATGGCTGTTGTATTTGTCGTACTTATTATGCTATGTGGTATTATAAGAGCTTTCTCATTCTTAATCAAAATACTTGAAAATAGAAGGGATAACAGTACATCTGGAACAAATGTATAA